The following are encoded in a window of Pectinophora gossypiella chromosome 8, ilPecGoss1.1, whole genome shotgun sequence genomic DNA:
- the LOC126368903 gene encoding putative inorganic phosphate cotransporter yields the protein MTLTGWRRFMNRILFIPQRYVLGVLGLFALGNSFTMRVCLSMTITQMVVHKASEAHIVGETCPDPADISTDTTSNNTVVYNGHERYDWDEATQGLLLSAFYYGYVLTHLPGGLLAERFGGKWTCGLGLLLTSVATALTPWAVRVGGAVGLFIIRVVEGMGEGPVTPAFVLLLARWAPPTERSRFGAMIFGGAQIGNIFGPIISGYLMADGGDWANVFYVFGILGIIWFIFWSFLCYSTPNCHPFISDEERNFLNANVAASGLHKKLDPVPFKALLRSGPLWVLMLAAVGHDTGYFAMITDLPKYFSDVLKFNIKETGLISAFPYIAMYIFSFVFAGLCDLCIRKKWHSITTGRKIYTTLSATIPAILIILASYSGCDRLEAVTLFIVSMAFMAGFYSSVKINAMDIAPNYAGTCSAFVNGLAAVAGIITPYLIGLLTPDQTVQQWRYAFWFVFATLVFTNLLYLIWGSGEQQWWDDVDKHGYPKGWKHGPFKKNQPNTEKKVVYPKHDHSPIAVDL from the exons ATGACGTTAACAGGATGGAGACGCTTTATGAACAGAA ttctCTTCATACCGCAGCGCTATGTTCTGGGCGTCTTGGGCCTGTTTGCCCTGGGAAACTCCTTCACAATGCGGGTGTGCCTCAGTATGACGATCACGCAGATGGTGGTCCACAAGGCTAGCGAAGCACATATCGTTGGAGAAACATGCCCAGATCCAGCTGACATATCTACAGATACTACTTCTAATAATACAGTTGTTTATAAT GGTCACGAGCGATACGATTGGGATGAAGCGACGCAAGGACTACTCCTTAGTGCGTTCTACTACGGCTACGTTCTTACCCACTTGCCCGGTGGTCTACTGGCCGAGAGGTTTGGAGGAAAATGGACTTGTGGGTTAGGACTGCTTCTGACGTCAGTAGCTACCGCCTTGACTCCTTGGGCAGTGAGAGTTGGAGGAGCAGTAGGCTTATTTATCATCAGAGTTGTCGAAGGCATGGGAGAG GGACCAGTTACTCCAGCTTTTGTGTTGCTACTGGCTCGTTGGGCACCTCCAACAGAACGCTCACGTTTTGGAGCTATGATATTCGGAGGGGCCCAAATAGGAAACATTTTTGGGCCCATTATTTCTGGGTACCTAATGGCAGATGGCGGTGATTGGGCCAATGTCTTCTATGTCTTTGGTATACTTGGAATCATTTGGTTTATATTTTGG TCATTTTTGTGCTACAGCACACCGAATTGTCATCCATTTATTTCTGATGAGGAGAGAAACTTTTTGAACGCAAACGTGGCAGCGTCTGGTCTACACAAAAAGTTGGATCCTGTGCCCTTTAAAGCATTGCTGAGGTCTGGACCTCTGTGGGTGTTAATGTTAGCTGCT GTTGGCCATGACACAGGGTACTTCGCGATGATTACAGACTTACCCAAGTACTTCTCTGACGTCCTCAAGTTTAACATTAAAGAGACTGGGTTGATCTCTGCCTTCCCATACATCGCTATGTATATCTTCTCCTTCGTATTCGCTGGACTATGTGACCTTTGCATCAGAAAGAAATGGCACAGCATCACGACGGGAAGGAAAATCTACActactttat CGGCAACCATACCGGCGATACTCATCATTCTGGCTTCATATTCTGGATGCGATCGACTTGAAGCTGTTACCCTTTTCATAGTATCCATGGCATTTATGGCAGGATTCTACAGTAGCGTCAAGATAAACGCTATGGATATTGCTCCCAACTACGCTGGAACTTGTTCAGCGTTTGTGAATGGATTGGCTGCTGTTGCCGGGATCATAACGCCATATTTGATTGGTCTCTTGACGCCTGAT CAAACCGTTCAACAGTGGCGTTATGCGTTCTGGTTTGTATTTGCGACTTTGGTCTTCACAAATTTACTCTACCTGATCTGGGGTTCGGGAGAGCAACAGTGGTGGGATGACGTCGACAAACATGGCTACCCTAAGGGCTGGAAACACGGTCCTTTCAAgaaaaaccagccaaatactgAAAAGAAGGTCGTTTACCCAAAACATGACCACTCGCCCATTGCTGTTGATTTATAG